Proteins from a genomic interval of Bacteroidota bacterium:
- a CDS encoding COX15/CtaA family protein, translated as MSPSVRRFVAFAWVLLIYTGFVILWGAFVRATGSGAGCGDHWPLCNGEVIPRAETMATLVEFGHRLTSGLAGFLALGLGVWAFRVFPRGSKVRKAAAWTVILMGTEALVGMALVKLELVAYNVSVLRGWVIAAHLLNTFLLLTAITLTAWWAGGGHAPRFRGSGALGATLAATVAGVFILGASGAVTALGDTLTIGGGIDPASDPVVAALVGLRIYHPLLALVVGVGVLATFLLVRRTGRRKAYFLSLGILSLYFTQLMIGVLNVRLMAPVPLQLVHLLMTDVIWVGLILLCCTALGDTVTPRRRTVAYAA; from the coding sequence ATGAGTCCTTCGGTACGCCGCTTCGTCGCCTTCGCTTGGGTGCTCCTGATCTACACAGGCTTCGTCATCCTGTGGGGCGCGTTCGTGCGCGCGACGGGCTCGGGCGCGGGCTGCGGCGACCACTGGCCGCTCTGCAACGGCGAGGTCATCCCCCGCGCCGAGACGATGGCGACGCTCGTCGAGTTCGGCCACCGGCTGACGAGCGGCCTGGCCGGTTTCCTCGCCCTCGGGCTAGGCGTCTGGGCGTTCAGGGTCTTCCCGCGCGGCTCGAAGGTGCGGAAGGCCGCCGCGTGGACCGTCATCCTGATGGGCACCGAGGCACTGGTTGGGATGGCGCTCGTGAAGCTCGAACTCGTGGCCTACAACGTATCGGTGCTGCGCGGGTGGGTGATCGCGGCGCATCTGCTCAACACGTTTCTCCTGCTGACGGCGATCACGCTGACCGCGTGGTGGGCCGGCGGCGGGCACGCCCCCCGGTTCCGGGGCAGCGGCGCGCTCGGCGCGACGCTCGCCGCGACCGTCGCGGGCGTCTTCATCCTCGGCGCGAGTGGAGCCGTCACCGCGCTCGGCGACACGCTCACGATCGGCGGCGGCATCGACCCGGCCTCCGACCCCGTCGTGGCGGCGCTCGTCGGGCTGCGGATCTACCACCCGCTGCTCGCCCTCGTGGTCGGCGTGGGGGTGCTGGCCACGTTCCTGCTGGTCCGCCGGACGGGCCGGCGCAAGGCGTACTTCCTCAGTCTCGGCATCCTCAGCCTCTACTTCACGCAGCTCATGATCGGGGTCCTCAACGTGCGGCTGATGGCTCCGGTCCCGCTCCAGCTCGTCCACCTCCTCATGACGGACGTGATCTGGGTCGGGCTCATCCTCCTCTGCTGCACCGCCCTGGGCGACACCGTCACGCCGCGCCGCCGCACGGTCGCCTACGCAGCATAG
- a CDS encoding MBOAT family O-acyltransferase, translated as MLFNSLAFLLFFPLVVGGYFLWPPRHRWMLLLAASYFFYGWWRVDYLALILFSTLVDYVAALAMGRRETRAGRRPFLLLSLASNLGLLFSFKYLGFFTSTADALARLGGGSFPVVELLLPVGISFYTFQTLAYTIDVYRGRQEPERHLGIFALYVSFFPQLVAGPIERSQHLLPQFHRQFELDEARIALGLRTMLWGFFIKCVVADRLAPYVDLVYNDPGGFSGLAVWTATYAFAFQIYGDFAGYSLIAIGAARVMGYDLMDNFHRPYFSKSISEFWRRWHISLSTWFRDYLYIPLGGNRVARWRWYVNMMVVFAVSGLWHGAAWTFVVWGVLHGAYLAVGAATGGFRDRLWARAEAAYRRGMQRGEVVERMGVDVPVPGGAVRRWWQMLLTFHLVLLAWVFFRAEGVEGAVTLIERAFAVVPGTHASPWLPGFTDADIVITALAVLALVAVDLLERRRSFAERLDALAWPVRWGVYLVLAAVVVLFGSYGETTFIYFQF; from the coding sequence GTGCTCTTCAACTCGCTCGCCTTCCTCCTCTTCTTCCCCCTCGTCGTCGGGGGCTACTTCCTCTGGCCCCCCCGCCACCGCTGGATGCTGCTGCTGGCGGCCAGCTACTTCTTCTACGGCTGGTGGCGCGTCGACTACCTCGCCCTCATCCTCTTCTCGACGCTGGTAGACTACGTCGCCGCGCTAGCGATGGGGCGGCGCGAGACCCGGGCCGGGCGGCGGCCGTTCCTGCTCTTGAGTCTGGCCTCGAACCTGGGGCTGCTCTTTAGCTTCAAGTATTTGGGCTTCTTCACGAGCACGGCCGACGCGCTGGCTCGCCTGGGGGGCGGGTCGTTTCCGGTGGTGGAGCTGCTCTTGCCGGTGGGGATCAGTTTCTACACGTTCCAGACGCTGGCGTACACGATTGACGTGTACCGGGGCCGTCAGGAGCCGGAGCGGCATCTGGGGATCTTCGCCTTGTACGTGAGCTTCTTTCCGCAGCTGGTGGCGGGTCCGATCGAGCGCAGCCAGCACCTCTTGCCGCAGTTCCACCGGCAGTTCGAACTCGACGAGGCGCGCATCGCGCTCGGACTACGGACCATGCTGTGGGGGTTCTTCATCAAGTGCGTCGTCGCCGACCGCCTTGCGCCTTACGTGGACCTCGTCTACAATGACCCTGGCGGCTTCTCGGGCCTCGCCGTCTGGACGGCAACCTACGCTTTCGCCTTCCAGATCTACGGCGACTTCGCCGGCTACAGCCTGATCGCGATTGGCGCGGCGCGCGTGATGGGCTACGACCTGATGGACAACTTCCACCGGCCCTACTTCTCGAAGTCGATCTCGGAGTTCTGGCGGCGGTGGCACATCAGCCTCTCGACCTGGTTCCGGGATTACCTCTACATCCCGCTCGGCGGCAACCGGGTGGCGCGCTGGCGGTGGTACGTGAACATGATGGTCGTCTTCGCCGTCAGCGGGTTGTGGCACGGGGCGGCGTGGACGTTCGTGGTGTGGGGCGTGCTGCACGGGGCCTACCTCGCGGTCGGCGCGGCGACGGGAGGGTTCCGGGACCGGCTCTGGGCGCGCGCCGAGGCCGCCTACCGCCGGGGCATGCAGCGGGGCGAGGTCGTCGAGCGGATGGGCGTCGACGTGCCGGTGCCCGGTGGCGCCGTGCGGCGGTGGTGGCAGATGCTGCTCACGTTCCACCTCGTGCTGCTGGCGTGGGTGTTCTTCCGGGCCGAGGGTGTGGAGGGAGCGGTCACGCTGATCGAGCGGGCGTTCGCCGTGGTTCCGGGCACGCACGCCTCGCCGTGGTTGCCGGGCTTCACAGACGCCGACATCGTCATCACCGCGCTGGCTGTGCTCGCCCTGGTCGCCGTGGACCTCTTGGAGCGCCGCCGCTCGTTCGCTGAGCGGCTGGACGCGCTCGCGTGGCCGGTGCGCTGGGGCGTCTACCTCGTCCTCGCCGCCGTGGTCGTCCTCTTCGGGTCGTACGGCGAGACGACCTTTATTTACTTCCAGTTCTGA
- a CDS encoding patatin-like phospholipase family protein, with the protein MTDTDSTGTAPGARSTVGLALAGGGPEGAIYEIGALRALEEAIEGIDFADVPIYVGVSAGAFVGACLANGISTAQLCRSVVHDEPGEHPFRPDLFMVPAYGELARRSISVPVHVVEGLADWLFKHDFEGGVVAALMGRLGRALPVGLFSNTGIRDYLRKVFSIKGRTTDFRKLRGHLTIVASDLNSGESVRFGEQGLDHIDIAEAVQASTALPVVYPPVTIEGREYVDGVLLKTVHASVALEAGADLVLCVNPIVPVDTARAVEQGIMRRGKLIDRGMPGVLAQTFRTLIHSRLATGIAAYEARYEGADILLFEPSREDYQMFFTNVFSFDSRKAVVEHAYHATLGSLAERRSVLAPVLAEHGLRLRDEVLDDPAPRLWAGVGLDLMEEPLQIDEDDRGTPVARTLRDVLARLDAVLDRAA; encoded by the coding sequence ATGACTGACACCGATTCCACCGGCACCGCACCAGGTGCCCGCTCCACGGTCGGCCTTGCGCTGGCCGGGGGCGGACCCGAGGGCGCGATCTACGAGATCGGCGCGCTGCGGGCCCTCGAGGAGGCCATCGAGGGGATCGACTTCGCCGACGTGCCGATCTACGTCGGCGTCTCGGCCGGCGCGTTCGTCGGGGCCTGCCTCGCCAACGGCATCTCGACGGCGCAGCTCTGCCGGAGCGTGGTCCACGACGAGCCTGGCGAGCACCCGTTCCGCCCGGACCTGTTCATGGTCCCGGCCTACGGCGAACTCGCCCGGCGCAGCATCTCAGTGCCGGTTCACGTCGTCGAGGGGCTGGCCGACTGGCTGTTCAAGCACGACTTCGAGGGTGGCGTCGTCGCGGCGCTCATGGGACGGCTCGGGCGGGCGCTGCCGGTGGGGCTCTTCAGCAACACCGGCATCCGGGACTATCTCCGCAAGGTGTTCTCGATCAAAGGCCGCACGACGGACTTCCGCAAGCTCCGGGGCCACCTCACGATTGTAGCCTCGGATTTGAATTCGGGCGAGTCCGTCCGCTTCGGCGAACAGGGCCTCGACCACATCGACATCGCCGAGGCCGTGCAGGCTTCGACCGCGCTGCCGGTGGTCTATCCGCCCGTCACGATCGAGGGACGGGAGTACGTCGACGGCGTGCTGCTCAAGACGGTCCACGCCTCCGTCGCGCTCGAAGCGGGGGCCGACCTCGTGCTCTGCGTCAACCCCATCGTGCCGGTCGACACGGCGCGGGCGGTGGAGCAGGGGATCATGCGCCGCGGCAAGCTGATCGACCGGGGGATGCCGGGCGTGCTTGCGCAGACGTTCCGCACGCTGATCCACTCGCGCCTCGCCACCGGCATCGCGGCCTACGAGGCGCGCTACGAGGGGGCCGACATCCTCCTCTTCGAGCCGAGCCGGGAGGACTACCAGATGTTCTTCACGAACGTCTTCTCGTTCGACTCGCGCAAGGCCGTCGTGGAGCACGCGTACCACGCCACGCTCGGCAGCTTGGCCGAGCGCCGCTCGGTGCTGGCCCCGGTCTTGGCCGAGCACGGGCTGCGGCTGCGCGACGAGGTCCTCGACGACCCGGCCCCGCGCCTCTGGGCGGGCGTCGGGCTGGACCTGATGGAGGAGCCGCTGCAGATCGACGAAGACGACCGAGGCACGCCGGTGGCGCGCACGCTGCGCGACGTGCTCGCCCGCCTCGACGCTGTCCTGGACCGCGCTGCCTGA
- a CDS encoding phasin family protein codes for MAKKKNDLPTDVQEATERVLLAGVGALAVTEKQGSKLFKKLVKKGKKYNGAGLEQVEQIRKQVEGRAGQVKRDVDQQTGKVKKVIDTQVDKVLQVADGALGGLEQRVQDAVTVALQGLGIPTRDEIAALRTSVHQLSKNLDALRKERAMEAEAQPEVEARATGNGWYEVVVHGAVTEKVHGEDEAVERVAELQRENATLTAAERAAGVEAVQGGGGWYQVKLHGLVVGKVQGKSAAETAVAELEAQR; via the coding sequence ATGGCAAAGAAAAAGAACGATCTCCCGACCGACGTCCAGGAAGCTACCGAGCGCGTGCTCCTCGCGGGCGTCGGCGCACTTGCCGTCACCGAGAAGCAGGGCAGCAAGCTGTTCAAGAAGCTCGTCAAGAAAGGCAAGAAGTACAACGGAGCCGGCCTCGAGCAAGTCGAGCAGATCCGCAAGCAGGTCGAGGGCCGCGCCGGGCAGGTCAAGCGCGACGTGGACCAGCAGACCGGCAAGGTCAAGAAGGTGATCGACACCCAGGTGGACAAGGTCCTCCAGGTGGCCGACGGTGCCCTCGGCGGCCTCGAGCAGCGCGTCCAGGACGCCGTGACGGTCGCCCTCCAGGGCCTCGGCATCCCGACCCGCGACGAGATCGCCGCGCTCCGCACGAGCGTGCACCAGCTCTCGAAGAACCTCGACGCCCTCCGCAAGGAGCGGGCGATGGAGGCCGAGGCGCAGCCCGAGGTCGAGGCCCGCGCCACCGGCAACGGCTGGTATGAGGTCGTCGTCCACGGTGCTGTGACCGAGAAGGTGCACGGCGAGGACGAAGCCGTCGAGCGCGTCGCCGAGCTGCAGCGCGAGAACGCGACCCTCACCGCCGCCGAGCGCGCGGCGGGCGTCGAGGCCGTCCAGGGCGGCGGCGGCTGGTACCAGGTCAAGCTCCACGGCCTTGTGGTCGGCAAGGTGCAGGGCAAGAGCGCGGCCGAGACTGCCGTGGCAGAGCTAGAAGCGCAGCGGTAA
- a CDS encoding phasin family protein → MNQTIQDATRAFRNTADTLVEAARDVYYAGIGLAAMIEEEVADGFDALVREGRRTERGRVRTLTAKAVTETKEDVREARQEIEQVGEQIEAVSSEVETRIVEMIGTALNRMNIPTRDDVESLKRSVDRLNKKAVALRSA, encoded by the coding sequence ATGAACCAGACCATCCAGGACGCCACTCGAGCCTTCCGCAACACGGCCGACACCCTCGTCGAGGCCGCGCGCGACGTGTACTACGCCGGCATCGGGCTCGCGGCCATGATCGAAGAAGAAGTCGCCGACGGCTTCGACGCGCTCGTCCGCGAAGGCCGCCGCACCGAGCGGGGCCGCGTGCGCACGCTCACAGCGAAGGCCGTCACCGAGACCAAAGAAGACGTGCGCGAGGCTCGGCAGGAGATCGAGCAGGTCGGCGAGCAGATCGAGGCCGTCAGCAGCGAGGTCGAGACGCGCATCGTCGAGATGATCGGCACGGCGCTCAACCGGATGAACATCCCGACGCGCGACGATGTCGAGTCGCTCAAGCGCAGCGTGGACCGGCTCAACAAAAAGGCCGTCGCCCTCCGCTCGGCGTAA
- a CDS encoding polyhydroxyalkanoate synthesis regulator DNA-binding domain-containing protein, protein MPRLIKRYGSRKLYDTGDSRYISMQEVAGLIQSGEQIEVVDNKSGEDVTVPVLTQVISEQGRRGNSFPSSLLHDLIRAGEEALQAGEDAVTTGVRQLQQGVEGIVQKASRSTLGKLRQPSPMQDEMARLRERLDALETSLGRLAEDQQDRSNTD, encoded by the coding sequence ATGCCCCGACTCATCAAGCGCTACGGCAGCCGCAAGCTCTACGACACCGGCGATAGCCGGTACATCTCCATGCAGGAGGTGGCCGGGCTCATCCAGTCCGGCGAGCAGATCGAGGTCGTGGACAACAAGTCGGGCGAGGATGTGACCGTACCGGTGCTCACCCAGGTGATCTCCGAGCAGGGGCGGCGCGGCAACTCGTTCCCGAGCAGCCTGCTCCACGACTTGATCCGGGCTGGCGAAGAGGCTTTGCAGGCCGGTGAGGACGCCGTCACCACGGGCGTCCGCCAGCTCCAGCAGGGCGTCGAGGGAATCGTGCAGAAGGCGTCGCGCAGCACCCTCGGCAAGCTCCGGCAGCCGAGCCCGATGCAGGACGAGATGGCCCGGCTCCGCGAGCGCCTCGACGCGCTCGAAACCTCGCTTGGCCGCCTCGCCGAAGACCAGCAAGACCGCAGCAACACCGACTAA
- a CDS encoding PspC domain-containing protein: MSARTRNRKPSDGEAREPDEVFAYEAAYGLDDDITDDDIADFLHAKEAEEEKPGIWNLPTIAGLSTITVGSAYLLQELGLFASGFDFSALVGPWLIGVLIILLGFGVLSWSPDRKRRKQKQRERAARRRARAQAGRTASRRERKQDRRERKTERRSDRRARYERRRGRFAKSRTNRKLFGVAGGIGEALGIDPTLVRIAFVIALIAGSGAAIPIYLLLAWLMPDAKSTASAISDRDLDDDRMIIIR, translated from the coding sequence ATGAGCGCACGCACCCGGAACCGCAAACCGTCCGACGGCGAGGCCCGCGAGCCGGACGAGGTGTTCGCCTACGAGGCAGCCTACGGCCTCGACGACGACATCACCGACGATGACATCGCGGACTTCCTCCACGCCAAGGAAGCAGAGGAGGAGAAACCCGGCATCTGGAACCTCCCCACGATCGCCGGCCTCTCGACGATCACGGTCGGCTCGGCGTACCTGCTGCAGGAACTCGGCCTCTTCGCCTCGGGCTTCGACTTCTCGGCGCTCGTCGGGCCGTGGCTGATCGGGGTGCTAATCATCCTGCTCGGCTTCGGGGTGCTCTCGTGGAGCCCGGACCGGAAGCGCCGCAAGCAGAAGCAGCGCGAGCGGGCCGCCCGCCGCCGCGCCCGCGCGCAGGCTGGCCGGACCGCGTCGCGCCGCGAGCGCAAGCAGGACCGCCGCGAGCGCAAGACCGAGCGCCGGTCGGACCGCCGGGCCCGCTACGAACGCCGCCGTGGCCGCTTCGCGAAGTCGCGCACCAACCGTAAGCTGTTCGGCGTCGCCGGCGGCATCGGCGAGGCGCTCGGCATCGACCCGACGCTCGTGCGGATCGCGTTCGTGATCGCACTCATCGCGGGCTCCGGGGCGGCCATCCCGATCTACCTCCTCCTGGCCTGGCTCATGCCCGACGCCAAGTCTACGGCCTCGGCGATCTCCGACCGCGACCTCGACGACGACCGGATGATCATCATTCGGTGA
- a CDS encoding pitrilysin family protein, producing the protein MSDYKLETRNKKPDAFAERVHEADAGAARVLTLPTPVDRVVSFRGSFETLPDFGAAEELEQKLVTMMLDKGTLRRDRFAVAEALENRGVQLHFNAGGVRCGFSGRALRDDLPDVLALLAEQLREPLFDAGEFEKVKAQHAASLRRSLDNTGSQASGALARRLYPADHPNFQPDVGAMLDRLEALSVEDVRAYHAAHLGGRGLLVAFAGACDPEATARLTADTLGDWPVPTAAASFAAAADAGPPGRVEVEIADRQNLDVRFGHPVALRRDSDDFLALHLGNYVLGGNFSARLMSTVRDEQGLTYGIGSALSGVRVEYEGYWRIAVTLSGDALERGIEATREQARLFVEGGITQAELEEKKQTLTGAYKVGLATTGGLAGALLTNAERGFGVAYLDDFPRHVGALTVEQVNTAIARHLDAERLHLAVAGTLPAQHAG; encoded by the coding sequence GTGTCCGACTACAAACTAGAAACTAGAAACAAAAAACCCGATGCCTTTGCCGAGCGCGTCCACGAAGCCGACGCCGGCGCGGCGCGCGTCCTCACGCTGCCGACGCCGGTGGACCGCGTGGTCTCGTTCCGGGGCTCGTTCGAGACGCTGCCGGACTTCGGAGCAGCAGAGGAGCTGGAGCAGAAGCTCGTCACGATGATGCTCGACAAAGGCACGCTCCGGCGCGACCGCTTCGCCGTAGCCGAGGCGCTCGAGAACCGGGGCGTCCAACTCCACTTCAACGCGGGCGGCGTCCGGTGCGGGTTCTCCGGCCGGGCCCTCCGCGACGATCTCCCCGACGTGCTTGCGCTCCTGGCCGAGCAGCTCCGCGAACCCCTCTTCGACGCGGGCGAGTTCGAGAAGGTCAAGGCCCAGCACGCGGCCTCGCTCCGCCGCTCGCTCGACAACACGGGCAGCCAGGCGTCGGGGGCACTCGCGCGCCGGCTCTACCCGGCCGACCACCCCAACTTCCAGCCTGACGTTGGGGCGATGCTGGACCGGCTGGAGGCGCTCTCGGTCGAGGACGTGCGGGCCTACCACGCGGCGCACCTCGGCGGGCGCGGCCTCCTCGTCGCCTTCGCCGGGGCCTGCGACCCCGAGGCCACCGCCCGTCTCACGGCCGACACCCTCGGCGACTGGCCGGTGCCGACCGCCGCCGCTTCCTTCGCCGCGGCTGCCGACGCCGGGCCGCCGGGCCGGGTCGAGGTCGAGATCGCCGACCGGCAGAACCTCGACGTCCGCTTCGGGCACCCCGTCGCGCTCCGCCGCGACAGCGACGACTTCCTCGCGCTCCACCTCGGCAACTACGTCCTCGGCGGCAACTTCTCGGCACGCCTGATGAGCACCGTCCGCGACGAGCAGGGGCTGACCTACGGGATCGGCTCGGCGCTCTCCGGCGTCCGCGTAGAGTACGAGGGCTACTGGCGGATCGCGGTCACGCTCAGCGGCGACGCCCTGGAGCGTGGCATTGAGGCGACGCGGGAGCAGGCGCGCCTCTTTGTCGAGGGCGGCATCACACAGGCGGAACTGGAGGAGAAGAAGCAGACGCTCACCGGGGCCTACAAGGTCGGCCTCGCTACGACCGGCGGCCTTGCCGGGGCGCTCCTGACGAACGCCGAGCGCGGGTTCGGGGTCGCCTACCTCGACGACTTCCCGCGCCACGTCGGCGCGCTGACGGTGGAGCAGGTCAACACCGCCATCGCCCGTCACCTCGACGCCGAGCGGCTGCACCTCGCCGTCGCCGGCACGCTTCCTGCGCAGCACGCGGGATGA
- a CDS encoding pitrilysin family protein — protein MQITDPTSAEHPAFTFVKASGGIEEYRLDSNGLTVLLLPQAAAPVVTFMVTYRVGSRNERAGLTGATHLLEHLMFKGTARYNKDDGTAIFPTLQRVGAAVNATTWFDRTNYFELLPSEHLGLAVEVEADRMRNARVRDEDLASERTVVLNELDRGENDPTRKLLQALHATAYFAHPYGHPTIGWRSDVETVTAAGLRHFYDTYYWPDNATASVIGDFDRTDALDLVEQHFGAIPAAPDAFEHPVTAEPPQAGERRVTVRQAGQLGAVMLGFKSVAALDADADALDVLSVALGSGKSSRLYRRLTDQGLTTSVFAYAPRLRDPGLFIVYGALAPDVTHAEVEAALWETLQAVADEGLTEAEIERARNQVVAQEAFGRDGPYAIASQLNEAVAAGDWTLYTTYLDRIERVTAEAVQAAARRLFDRDRLTVGVYDPVSGP, from the coding sequence ATGCAGATCACCGACCCGACCTCCGCCGAGCACCCCGCCTTCACGTTCGTCAAAGCCTCCGGCGGGATCGAGGAGTACCGCCTGGACAGCAACGGCCTGACGGTGCTCCTGCTGCCGCAGGCCGCCGCGCCGGTCGTGACGTTCATGGTGACCTACCGCGTCGGGAGCCGGAACGAGCGTGCCGGGCTGACGGGTGCGACCCACCTCCTCGAACACCTCATGTTCAAGGGGACGGCGCGCTACAACAAGGACGACGGGACCGCCATCTTCCCGACCCTCCAGCGCGTCGGCGCCGCCGTCAACGCGACGACGTGGTTCGACCGGACGAACTACTTCGAGCTCCTCCCGAGCGAGCACCTCGGCCTCGCCGTCGAGGTCGAGGCCGACCGGATGCGGAACGCGCGCGTCCGCGACGAGGACCTCGCGAGCGAGCGGACCGTGGTTCTCAACGAACTCGACCGGGGCGAGAACGACCCCACGCGCAAGCTCCTCCAGGCGCTCCACGCGACGGCCTACTTCGCCCACCCCTACGGGCACCCGACCATCGGCTGGCGCTCGGACGTGGAGACCGTCACCGCCGCCGGGCTGCGGCACTTCTACGACACCTACTACTGGCCCGACAACGCGACAGCCTCAGTCATCGGCGACTTCGACCGGACCGACGCCCTCGACCTTGTCGAGCAGCACTTCGGGGCGATCCCGGCGGCGCCGGACGCCTTCGAGCACCCCGTCACGGCCGAGCCGCCCCAGGCCGGCGAGCGCCGCGTGACGGTCCGCCAAGCGGGGCAGCTGGGGGCGGTCATGCTCGGGTTCAAGTCGGTCGCCGCGCTCGACGCCGACGCCGACGCGCTCGACGTGCTCTCGGTCGCCCTCGGGTCGGGCAAGAGCAGCCGCCTCTACCGCCGCCTGACCGACCAGGGCCTGACGACGAGCGTCTTCGCCTACGCCCCGCGCCTGCGCGACCCCGGCCTGTTCATCGTCTACGGCGCGCTCGCGCCCGACGTGACCCACGCCGAGGTGGAGGCCGCGCTGTGGGAGACGCTGCAGGCGGTCGCCGACGAGGGGCTGACGGAGGCAGAGATCGAGCGCGCCCGCAACCAGGTCGTCGCCCAGGAAGCCTTCGGGCGCGACGGGCCGTACGCCATCGCCTCCCAGCTCAACGAGGCCGTCGCCGCCGGCGACTGGACGCTCTACACCACCTACCTCGACCGGATCGAGCGCGTCACCGCTGAGGCCGTGCAGGCCGCCGCCCGCCGCCTCTTCGACCGCGACCGCCTGACCGTTGGGGTCTACGACCCAGTTTCTGGTCCCTAG